In Flavobacterium endoglycinae, one DNA window encodes the following:
- a CDS encoding glycosyltransferase — MKSIKFAIITHVAHVHDKNEYLAYAPYVQEMNIWFKYVDEVIIVAPLKIELTEIDIPYKHSKIDFRNVPDFNLTTFGNILSSVFKLPSIIWKIFRAMQNADHIHLRCPGNMGLIGCFVQIFFPRKTKTAKYAGNWDPKSAQPWTYKLQKYILNNTFLTRNMQVLVYGEWNGNSANIKPFFTATYSSSEKENIQKDSLDSGVKFIFVGSLVSGKNPMYAVKLIQKLLEEGNNVSLNLYGEGSERNSLENYIQTNKLENHIVLKGNNNKEILKEAYKKSQFVILPSKSEGWPKAIAEGMFWGSVPLATKVSCVPFMLDYGKRGILLEMDLEKDFQTIQGLLSNEDDFSAKSNAALNWSQKYTTDIFEAEIKNLLSK; from the coding sequence TTGAAATCGATCAAATTCGCCATAATAACCCATGTTGCTCATGTTCATGATAAAAATGAATATTTAGCGTATGCGCCTTATGTTCAGGAAATGAATATTTGGTTTAAATATGTCGATGAAGTAATTATCGTGGCGCCATTAAAAATCGAATTAACCGAAATAGATATTCCTTATAAACACAGTAAAATTGATTTTAGAAACGTACCGGATTTTAATCTGACGACTTTCGGTAATATTCTGAGTTCCGTTTTTAAATTGCCGTCGATCATCTGGAAAATATTTCGTGCCATGCAAAATGCCGATCATATTCATTTGCGTTGTCCTGGAAATATGGGGTTAATTGGGTGTTTTGTTCAAATTTTCTTTCCCCGAAAAACCAAAACAGCAAAATATGCCGGCAATTGGGATCCGAAAAGTGCACAGCCTTGGACGTACAAACTGCAGAAATATATTTTGAACAATACTTTTTTGACCAGAAATATGCAGGTTTTAGTATATGGTGAATGGAATGGAAATTCAGCTAATATTAAACCTTTTTTTACCGCTACTTATTCAAGTTCAGAGAAAGAAAATATTCAAAAAGATTCTCTTGACTCTGGTGTGAAATTTATTTTTGTGGGAAGTTTAGTTTCAGGTAAAAACCCGATGTACGCTGTAAAATTAATTCAAAAACTTTTAGAAGAAGGAAACAATGTTAGTTTGAATTTGTACGGAGAAGGTTCTGAAAGAAATTCTCTTGAAAATTACATTCAAACTAATAAACTTGAAAATCATATTGTTTTAAAAGGAAACAACAATAAAGAAATCCTGAAAGAAGCCTATAAAAAAAGCCAGTTTGTAATTTTGCCATCTAAAAGCGAAGGCTGGCCAAAAGCAATAGCAGAAGGTATGTTTTGGGGATCTGTCCCATTAGCCACAAAAGTATCCTGCGTTCCTTTTATGCTTGATTATGGAAAAAGAGGAATTTTATTAGAAATGGATCTTGAAAAAGATTTTCAAACCATTCAAGGTTTGTTATCCAATGAAGACGATTTTTCTGCAAAAAGCAATGCAGCATTAAACTGGTCGCAAAAATACACAACAGATATTTTTGAAGCCGAAATAAAAAACTTGCTGTCAAAATGA